A stretch of the Clostridium fungisolvens genome encodes the following:
- a CDS encoding DUF871 domain-containing protein: MKRLGISVYPGHQSTEEIIEYINLAGKYGYKRIFTCLISTDKEIDETVSEFKQVLAAAKNNDMEVIADLDPTVFKRLNATIHDLGIFKEMGLDGIRLDMGFSGMEETLMTYNKYGLKIELNMSSGTKYVDNIMSYKPNLENLYGCHNFYPHVYTGLSYEHFLKCSIQFREFGLKTAAFVNSETADHGPWPVSEGLCTLEEHRTLPITVQAKHLFATGLIDDVIIANAFASEEELKALSEVNKEMLEFDVELEENISDIEKKIVLEEYHFNRGDVSEYMVRSTQSRVKYKGHGFPPYNTPDMKKGDILIDSDLYTRYAGELQVALKPMKNYGKTNVVGHIVEEELFLLDYLEPWRTFGFRLKK; this comes from the coding sequence ATGAAAAGATTAGGCATATCAGTTTATCCAGGTCATCAAAGCACTGAAGAAATAATAGAGTATATAAATTTAGCTGGTAAATACGGTTATAAAAGAATTTTTACATGTCTTATCTCAACAGATAAAGAGATAGATGAGACAGTAAGTGAATTTAAACAAGTGCTAGCAGCTGCTAAAAATAATGATATGGAAGTAATTGCAGATTTAGATCCAACTGTATTTAAAAGATTAAACGCTACAATACATGACTTAGGAATATTTAAAGAAATGGGACTTGACGGCATAAGACTAGACATGGGCTTTAGCGGTATGGAAGAAACCTTAATGACCTACAACAAATATGGTCTTAAAATTGAACTAAATATGAGTAGTGGTACTAAATATGTTGATAATATAATGTCTTATAAACCTAATTTAGAAAATTTATATGGATGTCATAATTTCTATCCACATGTTTACACAGGATTATCCTATGAGCATTTCTTAAAATGCTCTATACAATTTAGAGAGTTTGGGCTTAAAACAGCAGCCTTTGTAAACTCTGAAACTGCAGACCATGGTCCATGGCCAGTATCTGAAGGACTTTGCACATTAGAAGAACATAGAACACTTCCAATAACAGTACAAGCGAAGCACTTATTTGCTACTGGACTTATAGATGATGTTATAATAGCAAATGCTTTTGCTTCAGAGGAAGAATTAAAAGCTTTAAGTGAAGTTAATAAAGAAATGCTAGAATTTGATGTTGAGCTTGAAGAAAATATATCTGATATTGAAAAGAAAATAGTTTTAGAGGAATATCACTTTAACCGTGGAGATGTATCAGAATATATGGTGAGAAGTACTCAAAGTAGAGTAAAGTATAAAGGACATGGGTTCCCTCCATACAATACTCCAGATATGAAAAAAGGAGATATACTAATAGACTCAGATCTTTATACAAGATATGCAGGCGAACTTCAAGTTGCCTTAAAGCCTATGAAAAACTATGGCAAAACTAATGTTGTAGGACATATTGTAGAAGAAGAGTTATTCTTACTTGACTACCTAGAGCCATGGAGAACCTTTGGATTTAGATTAAAGAAGTAA
- a CDS encoding GDSL-type esterase/lipase family protein: protein MKIVCIGDSLTYGYGVAPSKGWVNLLRASTKHNIINKGVNGDTTVGILSRFSRDCIGLKPNIAVIMAGTNDLLTGRSIDTIVDNISYMIKECLNSNIIPVVLIPPLTLPELAEVSWYSSIDYNYVNDMINSMEGLFENNLRDIVILNINNLIPLYEEYYIDGIHLSPLGNELIFNKLLSEFKRQFDKQ from the coding sequence ATGAAGATAGTATGTATTGGAGATAGTTTAACCTATGGTTATGGTGTAGCACCATCTAAGGGTTGGGTTAATCTTTTAAGAGCTTCCACAAAGCATAATATCATTAATAAAGGTGTTAACGGAGATACCACTGTTGGTATACTAAGTCGTTTTTCTAGAGATTGTATAGGCTTAAAGCCAAATATTGCTGTAATTATGGCTGGAACTAATGATCTATTAACCGGAAGAAGCATAGATACTATTGTAGATAATATTAGTTATATGATTAAGGAATGTTTAAATAGCAATATTATCCCTGTTGTACTAATACCTCCCCTTACACTACCGGAGTTGGCAGAAGTAAGCTGGTATTCTTCCATAGATTATAATTATGTGAATGACATGATAAATAGCATGGAGGGCTTATTCGAAAATAACCTTAGAGATATAGTTATTCTTAATATTAATAATCTAATTCCTCTGTATGAAGAATACTATATTGATGGAATTCATCTTTCACCTCTTGGGAACGAGCTTATCTTTAATAAACTATTATCTGAGTTTAAAAGACAATTTGATAAGCAATAG
- the tsaD gene encoding tRNA (adenosine(37)-N6)-threonylcarbamoyltransferase complex transferase subunit TsaD produces the protein MSRTLILAIESSCDETSAAVVADGREVLSNIISSQIDIHTKFGGVVPEVASRKHIEVINSVVEEALEVAKVTLEDIDAIGVTYGPGLVGALLVGVQYAKGLAYSLNKPLIGVNHIEGHICANFIEHKDLKPPFVCLVVSGGHTFIVHVQDFGKFEVIGQTRDDAAGEAYDKVARAIGLGYPGGPKIDKLAKEGNPQAISFPRANFHDNSLDFSFSGVKSAVLNYLNKMDMTGQEVNKADVAASFQQAVIDVLTENVIETCKRKDVDKIAIAGGVASNSALRRELTENAGKKGIKVLFPAPVLCTDNAAMIGSAAYFEYIKGNISAMDLNAKPNLKLGER, from the coding sequence ATGAGTAGAACGTTAATTTTAGCAATAGAAAGTAGTTGTGATGAAACTTCAGCAGCGGTAGTTGCAGATGGAAGAGAAGTTCTTTCTAATATAATTTCATCACAAATCGATATACATACAAAATTTGGCGGAGTAGTGCCAGAGGTTGCATCAAGAAAACACATAGAAGTTATAAACTCAGTTGTAGAAGAAGCTTTAGAGGTTGCAAAGGTTACCCTTGAGGATATAGATGCAATAGGAGTTACCTATGGACCTGGACTTGTAGGAGCTTTGTTAGTAGGAGTTCAATATGCAAAAGGCTTGGCATACTCGTTAAATAAGCCATTGATAGGGGTAAACCATATAGAAGGACATATTTGTGCTAATTTTATAGAACATAAGGATTTGAAGCCACCTTTTGTCTGCTTGGTTGTATCAGGAGGACATACTTTTATTGTTCATGTTCAGGATTTTGGTAAGTTTGAAGTTATAGGACAAACAAGAGATGATGCTGCTGGAGAGGCTTATGATAAGGTGGCAAGAGCTATTGGTCTTGGATATCCAGGAGGTCCTAAAATAGATAAACTGGCAAAGGAAGGTAATCCACAAGCTATAAGTTTTCCAAGAGCTAATTTCCATGATAACAGCTTAGATTTTTCTTTTAGTGGAGTAAAATCGGCAGTACTTAATTATCTAAATAAGATGGATATGACAGGACAAGAGGTAAATAAGGCTGATGTAGCAGCCTCCTTCCAACAAGCTGTAATAGATGTTTTAACTGAAAATGTGATAGAAACTTGTAAAAGAAAAGATGTTGATAAGATAGCAATTGCTGGTGGAGTTGCATCTAACAGCGCCTTGAGAAGAGAACTAACAGAGAATGCTGGCAAAAAAGGAATTAAAGTTTTATTCCCTGCACCAGTTTTATGTACTGATAATGCTGCAATGATCGGGAGTGCAGCTTATTTCGAGTATATTAAAGGAAATATTTCAGCTATGGATTTAAATGCAAAACCAAACCTCAAACTTGGTGAAAGGTAA
- a CDS encoding N-acetylglucosamine kinase, with product MKYVIGVDGGGTKTEAIAFDMQGNMIKSSTKGFGNLLNGKEQALNNIEASIKDITDALGTEDLAYIYLGLAGSEFGNNAKFVEKVLENSFKVPCEVMNDGELALKALLKGEDGILTIAGTGSICFGINNKISERAGGWGNLLGDEGSAYKIAIEALKLMIIERDYKLPFSDLSISILKYLNINEAEQIVEFVYSKTKDEIAALAAVVSEEAEKGNEAAINILVTEGISLARTTECVYKKLNFDSCSIGLVGGAIRKSKILRNAFEEYLKQRLNIISFIDEDMSPAKGAYYIYRKSFE from the coding sequence ATGAAGTATGTTATTGGAGTTGATGGAGGAGGCACTAAAACAGAAGCTATTGCCTTCGATATGCAAGGAAATATGATAAAGTCGTCAACAAAGGGCTTCGGTAACCTTTTAAATGGCAAAGAACAAGCTTTGAACAATATAGAAGCCTCAATTAAAGATATAACAGATGCTTTGGGTACTGAAGATTTGGCATATATATATTTGGGACTAGCTGGTTCTGAATTTGGCAATAATGCAAAGTTTGTAGAGAAGGTACTAGAAAATAGCTTCAAGGTTCCATGTGAAGTTATGAATGACGGTGAGTTAGCTTTAAAAGCATTATTAAAAGGGGAAGACGGGATTTTAACTATAGCTGGTACTGGCTCCATATGCTTTGGAATAAATAATAAGATAAGCGAAAGAGCTGGAGGTTGGGGAAACCTGTTAGGTGATGAAGGAAGTGCTTATAAAATCGCTATAGAAGCGCTTAAGCTTATGATTATCGAAAGAGATTATAAATTGCCATTCAGCGATTTAAGCATAAGTATTTTAAAGTATTTAAATATAAATGAAGCAGAACAAATAGTAGAATTTGTATATTCCAAAACCAAAGATGAAATTGCTGCACTTGCTGCTGTGGTTTCAGAAGAAGCTGAAAAAGGAAATGAAGCAGCTATAAATATACTAGTAACTGAAGGAATAAGCCTTGCAAGAACAACAGAATGTGTATACAAAAAACTTAACTTTGATAGTTGCAGCATTGGTCTTGTAGGTGGAGCTATAAGAAAGTCAAAGATACTAAGAAATGCCTTTGAAGAATATTTAAAACAAAGATTAAACATTATAAGCTTTATTGATGAGGATATGTCACCTGCAAAAGGTGCTTATTATATATATAGAAAATCATTTGAATAA
- a CDS encoding RusA family crossover junction endodeoxyribonuclease yields the protein MNSSYAKVMVLGSPISKSNFKLFNANGRAILPYNSGHYHDRYALYEEEIAYHARSQNPNVVIEEGVIAVLKVYYKSFKRHPDTNNITKSIFDGIEKSGLIINDAQIKRIIIEEFYDKDNPRFELELFGESEFDMEYKIEKRKIPVEKVIYSPPSNKARALINNSSKKEKEVSVNSCSICGKKIKGNDYITANKGTSIICKSCLGRGF from the coding sequence ATGAATAGTTCATATGCAAAAGTTATGGTACTAGGTTCACCGATATCAAAATCAAACTTTAAACTTTTTAACGCCAATGGTAGAGCAATATTGCCTTACAATAGTGGACATTATCATGATAGATATGCATTGTATGAGGAAGAGATAGCTTATCATGCAAGATCTCAAAATCCTAATGTTGTTATCGAAGAAGGTGTAATAGCTGTTTTAAAAGTTTATTATAAGAGTTTTAAACGTCACCCAGATACTAATAATATAACCAAGAGTATATTTGATGGAATTGAAAAAAGCGGTTTAATAATAAATGATGCTCAGATAAAACGTATAATAATTGAAGAATTTTATGATAAAGACAATCCTCGCTTTGAACTTGAGCTTTTTGGTGAAAGTGAGTTTGATATGGAATATAAAATTGAGAAAAGAAAAATACCTGTAGAAAAGGTAATTTACTCTCCTCCATCTAACAAAGCAAGAGCTTTAATCAATAATTCATCAAAAAAAGAAAAGGAAGTCTCAGTAAATTCATGCTCCATATGTGGAAAAAAAATAAAAGGTAATGACTACATAACTGCTAATAAAGGAACATCTATAATATGTAAATCTTGTTTAGGGAGAGGTTTCTAG
- a CDS encoding S1C family serine protease, which translates to MDNFNDDFNNENKNKFTDDLNNTSSYNNFDNNSNNTYDNSYNNTNEQSFVFVNNDDQNQINKPVTNWQTVEYTQPLNDNAPKKRKGRGKVVALVAGALVCAVLGGGVGAGTLYYLEKGNGGSIASASGSTTIKNVTYDPPKFSTSTTAMSVTDVVKKVSPAVVTVSTKSVVSSQNFFGQQQQQQQEGVGTGFIINEQGYILTNYHVVSGATQVKVTLSDGKELNAKVLNYDANQDLAVVKVTDSFKVPAVAELGDSDALQSGEEVIAIGNPLGKEFVGTVTKGIVSSTARTIDINGTKATYIQTDAAINPGNSGGPLINSKGQVIGINTAKTSEEGVEGIGFAIPINHAKDSLDSLSKPKIVIGIGVKNVTDEDSKAYNLPVGVYVTSISDFSSAEKAGIQTGDVITKFEGKQVKTIDELNKLRDAHKAGDKVSITVVRDGKEVNLQLTLQTQ; encoded by the coding sequence ATGGATAACTTTAATGATGATTTCAATAATGAAAACAAGAACAAGTTCACAGATGACTTAAATAATACTAGTAGTTATAATAACTTTGATAATAACTCAAATAACACATATGATAACAGCTATAATAATACAAATGAGCAAAGTTTTGTATTTGTAAACAACGATGATCAAAACCAAATCAATAAGCCTGTTACAAATTGGCAGACAGTAGAATATACTCAACCTTTGAATGACAATGCACCAAAGAAGAGAAAAGGAAGAGGAAAAGTAGTAGCCTTGGTTGCAGGAGCATTGGTTTGTGCAGTATTAGGTGGTGGGGTAGGTGCAGGAACTCTTTATTACTTAGAAAAAGGAAATGGTGGTTCAATCGCTTCAGCTAGCGGAAGTACTACTATAAAAAATGTAACATATGATCCACCTAAGTTTTCAACTTCAACTACAGCAATGAGTGTTACAGATGTAGTAAAGAAGGTATCTCCTGCGGTTGTAACAGTATCTACTAAGAGTGTAGTAAGCTCTCAAAACTTTTTTGGGCAGCAACAACAACAGCAACAAGAGGGTGTTGGTACTGGTTTTATAATCAATGAACAAGGTTATATATTAACTAACTATCATGTTGTATCCGGTGCTACACAAGTTAAGGTAACGCTTAGTGATGGGAAAGAGCTAAATGCAAAAGTGTTAAATTATGATGCAAATCAAGATTTAGCTGTCGTTAAGGTTACAGATAGCTTTAAAGTACCTGCAGTTGCAGAACTTGGAGATTCAGATGCTCTTCAATCTGGTGAAGAAGTTATAGCTATAGGAAACCCATTAGGAAAAGAATTTGTTGGAACAGTTACAAAGGGAATTGTAAGCTCTACAGCAAGAACTATTGATATTAATGGTACTAAGGCAACTTATATCCAAACAGATGCAGCTATAAATCCTGGTAATAGCGGAGGACCATTAATAAACTCTAAAGGACAAGTAATTGGAATAAATACAGCAAAAACATCAGAAGAAGGTGTTGAAGGTATAGGCTTTGCAATTCCTATAAATCATGCTAAAGATAGTCTAGACTCTCTTTCTAAACCAAAGATAGTTATAGGAATAGGAGTTAAAAATGTAACTGACGAAGATTCAAAAGCTTATAATCTTCCAGTAGGTGTTTATGTTACTAGTATTTCTGATTTCTCCTCTGCAGAAAAAGCAGGAATACAAACTGGTGATGTTATAACAAAGTTTGAAGGAAAACAAGTTAAAACAATAGATGAACTTAATAAATTAAGAGATGCTCATAAAGCTGGAGACAAGGTTAGTATTACTGTAGTTAGAGACGGAAAAGAAGTAAATCTACAGCTAACATTGCAAACTCAATAA
- a CDS encoding CPC_1213 family protein: MTKASKQHQKDETKHKKIHVNHNPREESTKSVFGEPKAKDLDPTDFKI; this comes from the coding sequence ATGACTAAAGCATCTAAACAACATCAAAAGGATGAAACTAAGCATAAAAAAATACATGTAAACCACAATCCTAGAGAAGAAAGCACCAAGTCAGTATTCGGCGAGCCAAAAGCTAAAGATCTTGACCCTACAGATTTCAAAATTTAG
- a CDS encoding ROK family protein codes for MINAYNVLDNLDIRSIELLKIIQKNGPMTKSKLEDMTKLKKSTLNRELETLCESSIITEIISEESTGGRKPSLFDMNDTMYYLIGVDISRTYIQIVITNLRMTILDEKTIYGWFSIKEQEEIITENIKELLEKGSIPFSKVIGIGMGVVVQIHEKEEFNKNNELKKEIEKNLNLPVFIDNGANTALIAEANFGVGRGKDNLSYVHCGVGIRSAVISNGNIVRTINNSEDAFGHMTVEIGGELCSCGNYGCVEGYASILKITSKFINEVKKGKMTKIEKAIEEVDYIDICNLAENGDETAKAVIIDAAVYFGTGLANFIKILAPQMIILSGPLIEHSKIFYENTKIVALRKCYSTNSNYIEFYKGGFFENKSIAIGAAYLAFDETLKNNFRK; via the coding sequence ATGATAAATGCATATAATGTTCTGGATAATCTTGATATTAGAAGTATTGAACTTTTAAAGATTATACAAAAAAATGGTCCGATGACTAAAAGTAAGTTAGAGGATATGACCAAATTGAAAAAAAGTACTTTGAATCGTGAGCTTGAAACCTTATGTGAAAGCTCAATAATAACTGAAATTATATCTGAAGAATCAACTGGTGGAAGAAAGCCTTCATTATTTGATATGAATGATACTATGTATTATCTTATAGGGGTAGACATTTCGAGAACATATATACAAATAGTAATAACTAATTTAAGGATGACTATTTTAGATGAAAAAACAATATATGGGTGGTTTTCTATAAAGGAACAAGAGGAAATAATAACTGAAAATATCAAAGAATTACTTGAAAAAGGCAGTATTCCTTTTTCTAAGGTAATTGGCATAGGAATGGGTGTGGTAGTTCAAATCCACGAAAAAGAAGAATTTAATAAGAATAATGAATTAAAGAAAGAAATAGAAAAGAATCTAAACTTACCTGTTTTCATAGATAATGGGGCAAATACTGCTTTAATTGCAGAGGCTAACTTTGGAGTTGGAAGAGGGAAAGATAATTTATCGTACGTTCACTGTGGAGTGGGAATTAGATCTGCAGTAATTTCAAATGGCAATATTGTAAGAACTATAAACAATAGTGAAGATGCATTTGGCCATATGACAGTAGAAATTGGGGGTGAACTATGCTCCTGTGGAAATTATGGTTGTGTTGAAGGTTATGCTTCTATATTGAAAATTACATCTAAATTTATAAATGAAGTTAAAAAAGGGAAGATGACTAAGATAGAAAAGGCTATAGAAGAAGTTGATTATATTGATATATGCAACCTTGCAGAAAATGGTGATGAAACAGCCAAGGCTGTTATTATTGATGCAGCAGTATATTTTGGCACTGGTCTTGCCAATTTTATTAAGATATTGGCACCACAGATGATAATACTGAGTGGCCCTTTAATAGAACATTCAAAAATTTTTTATGAGAATACCAAAATTGTCGCATTAAGAAAATGTTATTCTACAAACAGTAATTATATTGAATTTTATAAAGGCGGATTTTTTGAAAACAAATCTATAGCGATAGGAGCAGCCTACTTAGCATTCGATGAAACATTAAAAAATAATTTTAGGAAGTGA
- a CDS encoding NAD(P)/FAD-dependent oxidoreductase encodes MYQYDLVVVGGGTAGIAAAISASEKGVKNILILEREATLGGTLNICIHNGFGKKVLSKEVTGPEYAQFLKDKVDELKIEYKLDTVVIDLNRDKVLSYVNPNEGVVDIKAKSIILATGSRERFTGNINIPTHKFAGIYTVGAAHRFVNINGFLPGKEIVIVGSSDITLVIARRLLLEGAKIKALVEKKSDVIAKRDNIRRIVDEFNIPLLLSRAVLDVEGSDRIESVTIAKVDKRGNIMYDEKEKIECDCLLLSVGWMPESELAEKAMINVESKAKYPVINEKFETSIGGIFACGNLIHSYGYADNTTIEGYEVGRQVVEYLNTYYKNIF; translated from the coding sequence ATGTATCAATATGATTTAGTTGTAGTCGGTGGTGGTACGGCAGGTATAGCTGCTGCTATTTCGGCTAGTGAAAAAGGTGTAAAAAATATATTAATTTTAGAACGAGAAGCAACACTTGGTGGTACTTTAAATATCTGTATACATAATGGTTTTGGTAAAAAGGTATTAAGTAAAGAAGTTACAGGACCAGAGTACGCTCAATTTTTAAAGGATAAAGTTGATGAATTAAAAATTGAGTATAAGCTTGATACTGTTGTGATTGATTTAAATAGGGATAAAGTACTAAGCTATGTTAATCCAAATGAAGGAGTAGTTGATATTAAAGCTAAAAGCATAATTTTAGCTACTGGAAGTAGAGAGAGGTTTACTGGCAATATAAATATACCTACTCATAAATTTGCAGGTATATATACAGTTGGAGCGGCTCATAGATTCGTAAATATAAATGGATTCTTACCAGGTAAAGAGATTGTAATTGTAGGATCTTCAGATATTACTTTAGTAATTGCAAGAAGACTACTATTGGAAGGTGCTAAGATTAAAGCCTTAGTTGAGAAAAAATCAGATGTTATTGCTAAAAGAGATAATATTAGGCGAATAGTAGATGAATTTAATATTCCACTATTACTATCTAGAGCAGTGCTTGATGTTGAAGGTAGTGATAGAATTGAATCTGTAACTATAGCTAAAGTCGATAAAAGAGGCAATATAATGTACGATGAGAAAGAAAAAATTGAATGTGATTGCTTGCTTTTATCTGTAGGCTGGATGCCTGAAAGTGAACTAGCAGAAAAAGCTATGATAAATGTTGAGTCAAAAGCAAAATATCCAGTGATAAATGAAAAATTTGAAACCTCTATAGGTGGAATATTTGCATGTGGAAACCTAATTCATTCCTATGGATATGCAGATAATACAACTATTGAAGGCTATGAAGTTGGACGACAAGTAGTAGAGTATTTAAATACATATTATAAGAATATATTTTAG
- a CDS encoding DsrE family protein — translation MKVVFHINEIDKWKTVLTNTNNFIKDIGKENVNVEIVANGAAVQIFGTSDQIKRNIEIDEISRLSTIGVKINLCKNSLIGFDINDTTLPEYAEVVPSAITKLVKLQMEGYAYIKP, via the coding sequence ATGAAAGTCGTATTTCATATTAATGAAATTGATAAATGGAAAACTGTATTAACAAATACAAATAATTTTATAAAAGATATAGGCAAAGAGAATGTTAATGTCGAAATCGTAGCAAACGGTGCTGCAGTACAAATTTTCGGCACTTCTGATCAAATTAAAAGAAATATTGAAATAGATGAAATATCCAGATTGTCTACAATAGGAGTGAAAATAAACTTATGCAAAAATTCTCTTATTGGATTTGATATTAATGACACTACTCTTCCTGAATACGCTGAAGTGGTACCGTCTGCTATTACAAAATTAGTTAAATTACAGATGGAAGGATATGCTTATATAAAACCTTAA
- a CDS encoding alpha/beta hydrolase — translation MSFIPYSNSFHKINLKDPIKPFKVFKIFVYLLLAVLLFGFIYKTIDTKVMDSKIKPKGKYARIDGEKFSYDVYGSGDYTVILDGDVGLGMSQWRNVINGLNDGFDGSIFMYDREGYGFNDSSSKKTIEDQARDLKLVLKKAGVSGPYILVGEGYGSLVMTNFAKIFPQNIAGMVLIDPINEKTLSDEKNIKKYSSLLTKEKILHVGSYIGLTDLLEKFNLLKDNKSFLDELSGYDKDEFAYHRLGRNYNGAYENELNNLVNGKSNSQDQGLIQDKPLSLIVNESSDVNMQKELSKLSKLDLIDLKTVNNKDKVTSQADSEIVINQIKAVAKKYKQIKKLQDQNSKK, via the coding sequence ATGAGTTTTATTCCGTATTCGAACAGTTTTCACAAGATAAATTTAAAGGATCCTATAAAACCGTTTAAAGTATTTAAAATATTTGTTTATTTGCTTTTGGCTGTGTTACTTTTTGGGTTCATATATAAAACAATCGATACAAAAGTAATGGATTCTAAAATAAAGCCTAAAGGAAAGTATGCAAGAATAGATGGTGAAAAGTTTAGTTACGATGTTTATGGCAGCGGGGATTATACCGTTATTTTAGATGGAGATGTAGGACTTGGCATGTCACAATGGAGAAATGTCATTAATGGATTAAACGATGGATTTGATGGAAGTATATTTATGTATGATAGAGAAGGGTATGGATTTAATGATTCAAGTTCTAAAAAGACCATAGAAGATCAAGCAAGGGATCTTAAATTAGTTTTAAAGAAGGCAGGTGTAAGTGGCCCATACATATTAGTAGGAGAAGGATACGGAAGCCTTGTTATGACTAATTTTGCAAAGATTTTTCCACAAAATATAGCTGGGATGGTGTTAATAGATCCAATTAATGAAAAGACTCTTTCAGATGAAAAAAATATTAAAAAATATAGTAGCCTTCTTACAAAAGAGAAGATTTTGCATGTAGGTTCATATATCGGACTAACTGATCTTTTAGAAAAATTTAATTTGCTAAAAGATAATAAGAGTTTTTTGGACGAGCTAAGTGGTTATGATAAGGATGAATTTGCATATCATAGATTGGGACGTAATTATAATGGTGCCTATGAAAATGAACTAAATAATCTTGTGAATGGAAAAAGTAATTCCCAGGATCAGGGGCTTATACAAGATAAGCCTCTTTCACTGATAGTCAATGAAAGTAGTGATGTAAATATGCAAAAAGAATTGTCAAAGTTATCAAAGCTTGACTTGATTGATCTAAAAACTGTTAATAATAAGGATAAGGTAACTTCTCAAGCTGATAGTGAAATAGTAATAAATCAGATAAAGGCTGTAGCAAAAAAGTATAAACAAATAAAGAAACTTCAAGATCAAAATAGTAAAAAATAA
- a CDS encoding GNAT family N-acetyltransferase: MPLLARFKLNNVENVFNDFIELETEDYKLRKLSKMDARDIVDIYENKDIMTYDRALFIKNESSAKKFIEQLNDMYEERERIDWAIEDKKLGKVIGLIALFNISVLDSRAEVGYVLNKDYTNKGIMQYILKWMVDFSFNYLGIHKLEANVNAQNTPSIKLCEKIGFEREGHRKKQDFDRRTGEYNDNYTYGLINDKWEIILEKIE; encoded by the coding sequence ATGCCTTTACTTGCACGTTTTAAATTAAATAATGTTGAGAATGTATTTAACGACTTTATAGAGCTGGAAACAGAAGATTATAAGTTAAGAAAGCTTAGTAAAATGGATGCTAGAGACATTGTAGATATATACGAGAATAAAGATATAATGACATACGATAGAGCTCTATTCATAAAAAATGAGAGTAGTGCAAAAAAATTTATTGAACAGCTAAATGATATGTATGAGGAAAGAGAAAGAATAGATTGGGCTATAGAAGATAAAAAGCTAGGCAAAGTAATAGGCCTTATTGCACTTTTTAATATAAGTGTATTGGATTCTAGAGCTGAAGTAGGATACGTACTTAATAAAGATTATACAAACAAAGGTATAATGCAGTATATTCTAAAATGGATGGTGGATTTCTCTTTTAATTATCTTGGCATACACAAGTTAGAGGCCAACGTCAATGCACAGAATACTCCATCTATAAAGCTGTGTGAGAAGATAGGTTTTGAAAGAGAAGGACATAGAAAAAAGCAGGACTTTGATAGAAGAACTGGTGAATATAATGATAATTATACTTATGGACTCATTAATGATAAATGGGAAATCATTTTAGAAAAAATAGAATAA
- a CDS encoding rhodanese-like domain-containing protein, which translates to MKFLLVNNHAGYYLGDVDGLIYINVNELREKLNTLDKNKEYWIHCAVGIRAYVAERILKQNGFKCKNITGGFKSILAMNYTPKGLEK; encoded by the coding sequence ATGAAATTTCTACTTGTTAATAATCATGCAGGATATTACCTAGGTGATGTAGACGGATTAATATATATTAATGTAAATGAATTAAGAGAAAAGCTTAATACATTAGATAAAAATAAGGAATATTGGATACATTGTGCAGTTGGAATAAGAGCATACGTGGCTGAGAGGATATTAAAACAAAACGGATTTAAATGCAAAAATATAACTGGTGGGTTTAAGAGCATTTTAGCTATGAACTATACTCCAAAAGGGTTAGAAAAGTAG